A part of Spodoptera frugiperda isolate SF20-4 chromosome 25, AGI-APGP_CSIRO_Sfru_2.0, whole genome shotgun sequence genomic DNA contains:
- the LOC118267256 gene encoding cdc42 homolog yields MQTIKCVVVGDGAVGKTCLLISYTTNKFPSEYVPTVFDNYAVTVMIGGEPYTLGLFDTAGQEDYDRLRPLSYPQTDVFLVCFSVVSPSSFENVKEKWVPEITHHQQKTPFLLVGTQIDLRDDAATMEKLAKIKQKPVSLEQGEKLAKELKAVKYVECSALTQKGLKNVFDEAILAALEPPEPARKKKCVLL; encoded by the exons ATGCAGACAATTAAGTGTGTAGTAGTGGGAGATGGTGCTGTTGGTAAAACATGCCTACTTATTAGCTACACAACCAACAAGTTCCCATCTGAGTATGTGCCCACTGTATTCGATAACTATGCTGTCACTGTCATGATAGGAGGAGAGCCATATACATTGGGTCTCTTTGATACTGCAG GCCAGGAAGACTATGATAGGCTGCGACCATTAAGTTATCCACAGACAGATGTTTTCCTTGTTTGCTTCAGTGTAGTAAGCCCCAGTTCGTTTGAAAACGTCAAGGAAAAA TGGGTACCAGAAATCACTCATCATCAACAAAAGACGCCTTTTCTCCTTGTGGGCACTCAGATAGACTTGCGAGATGACGCAGCCACGATGGAGAAGCTGGCTAAGATAAAACAGAAGCCTGTCTCTTTGGAACAAGGTGAAAAACTAGCAAAGGAACTCAAGGCTGTCAAATACGTTGAGTGTTCAGCGCTGACACAG AAAGGATTGAAGAACGTGTTCGACGAGGCCATATTAGCAGCACTGGAGCCTCCAGAACCCGCCAGGAAAAAGAAATGTGTGCTGTTGTAA